A genome region from Bradyrhizobium commune includes the following:
- a CDS encoding ArdC family protein, producing the protein MLNRKSRARPGHERASLYTEITDKIIAELEAGRVPWVQPWGTAAIKAPLAMPRNASTQRGYSGLNVLILWGAVIECGFSGQSWLTFRQALGLGGHVRKGERGTTVVYADRFVPQGERQLAAATGEEPGTIPFLKRFTVFNIDQCAGLPDDVAGSIVPPPSDQIEPQAEALIAATGADFRIGGARAYYNTTGDFVQVPPPAAYFEPINWHRTAFHELSHWSGAASRLGRDLTGSMGSKSYAREELVAEMAGAFVCASLGIVPTVRHADYIGSWLELLREDNRAVVRAASAASRAADFLLGFPQRPIASVDEGNEEAA; encoded by the coding sequence ATGCTTAACCGGAAATCACGTGCGCGCCCCGGTCACGAACGGGCAAGCCTTTACACCGAAATCACCGACAAGATCATCGCCGAACTGGAGGCCGGCCGTGTCCCGTGGGTCCAGCCATGGGGGACCGCTGCGATCAAGGCGCCGCTCGCCATGCCGCGCAATGCGTCCACGCAGCGCGGCTATTCTGGACTCAACGTGCTGATTTTGTGGGGTGCCGTTATTGAGTGCGGTTTCTCTGGTCAGAGCTGGCTGACATTTCGTCAGGCCCTCGGGCTCGGCGGCCATGTCAGGAAGGGCGAGCGGGGAACGACCGTCGTCTATGCCGATCGGTTCGTTCCCCAGGGCGAGCGCCAGCTCGCCGCAGCGACAGGGGAAGAGCCGGGTACGATCCCATTCCTCAAGCGATTTACCGTATTCAACATCGACCAGTGCGCTGGCTTGCCGGACGACGTCGCTGGCTCAATTGTCCCGCCGCCATCGGATCAGATTGAACCGCAGGCGGAAGCGCTAATCGCCGCAACCGGTGCCGACTTCCGCATTGGCGGGGCGCGCGCGTACTACAATACGACCGGCGATTTCGTGCAGGTTCCGCCGCCGGCGGCGTATTTCGAGCCGATCAACTGGCATCGGACCGCCTTCCACGAGCTTTCGCATTGGAGCGGAGCCGCTTCCCGGCTCGGTCGGGATCTCACTGGCTCGATGGGCTCGAAATCCTACGCACGCGAGGAACTGGTGGCCGAGATGGCGGGTGCGTTCGTCTGCGCTTCGCTTGGCATCGTGCCCACCGTGCGTCACGCCGACTACATCGGATCGTGGCTGGAGCTGTTGCGCGAGGACAACCGCGCCGTCGTGCGCGCGGCGAGCGCGGCATCGAGGGCCGCCGATTTCCTGCTCGGCTTTCCGCAACGGCCGATCGCCTCCGTCGATGAGGGCAACGAGGAGGCCGCCTAG
- a CDS encoding TM0106 family RecB-like putative nuclease — translation MYKVAGTLNLSAGDLVGHLNCRYLTSLDLKVVDGELDKPKIWDPVLEVLAERGTLHEREFVEHLKADGRAATVVEGVGVDANSLAATSAAMARGDSIIVQGALQAGHWNGRADILTRVETPSRFGAWSYEVIDTKLARQTKGSTILQISLYSDLLSEIQQAEPTSALVVTPGTNFTPETYRVADYAAYYRHVRRSLEEAVSGTLLGSVYPEPIDHCGICRWRRHCDERRRADDHMSLVAGISKSQMGELERNGVESMAALAALPLPLQWRPERGNVKSFEKVREQARIQVEGRESGSVLYETLSPIAGFGLARLPEPSHGDIFFDFEGDPFVGDGGLEFLFGYTYSDEGGQPRYVGDWASNRQEERIAFERFVDFVMDRLKIYPDLHIYHFAPYEPAAMKRLMGRYATRENEVDSLLRAETFVDLYSVVRHAIRASVESYSIKKLEPLYSFVRTVPLDDVGAVMARTQARLELSDAAGIPESDKEAIRGYNRDDCTSTDALRRWLESVRADVIAGGAIVDRPAPGTSEVSAELDEWHKKVAALVGRLTEGVPDDVAERSSEQQARWLLAFMLDWHGRENKAVWWDFFRLRDLSAEDLLHERDGIAELAFLQQVGGTAKVPVHRYRFALQDTDIRVGDKLHSIGGDDFGRVVAMSLEERTIDVKKRGDTASLHPEAVFTHSFVGTQVLADSLMRIGEYVADHGMVGEGDHRAARDLLMAAAPRLVGQQFQVNGETTMQAAIRIALNLDNSVFPVQGPPGAGKTYTGARMICALAKEGKKVGITANSHKVIRNLLDEVVSTAREQGLPIKCIQKPSEREDDLPGLRFTTDNTAFLDALDSDCKVGGATAWFWARPDAAQIVDVLFIDEAAQMSLANVLAVSQAARSIVLLGDPRQLEQPIKGSHPDGVDVSSLDHILGPHATVPPDRGLFLPETWRLHPQICSFNSEMFYDGRLHPHPGQENQKITSIGRLNGAGLRYLPVAHDGNQSSSREEADAVRDLVSEILGNGTTWTNRDGVETSVELDDILIIAPYNAQVFELQERIPGARIGTVDKFQGREAPIVIYSMTTSSYLDAPRGMEFLYSANRLNVATSRAKCICVVVASPRLFEVECRTPRQMQLANAFCRYLELAANL, via the coding sequence ATGTACAAAGTCGCGGGAACGCTCAACCTCAGTGCCGGCGATCTGGTGGGGCATCTGAACTGCCGCTATCTGACATCGCTCGACCTCAAGGTCGTCGACGGCGAGCTGGACAAGCCCAAGATCTGGGATCCGGTGCTCGAAGTGCTGGCCGAGAGGGGGACGCTGCACGAACGTGAATTCGTTGAGCACCTCAAGGCCGACGGTCGAGCCGCGACGGTCGTGGAAGGCGTAGGCGTTGACGCCAACTCGCTCGCAGCCACCAGCGCCGCCATGGCCCGCGGAGACTCGATCATCGTCCAGGGCGCGTTGCAGGCGGGGCACTGGAACGGCCGCGCGGACATCCTCACAAGGGTCGAAACGCCGAGCCGCTTCGGCGCCTGGTCATATGAAGTCATCGACACCAAGCTCGCGCGGCAGACGAAGGGCAGCACGATCCTTCAGATCTCGCTCTATTCGGACCTGTTGTCCGAAATTCAACAGGCCGAGCCGACATCCGCGCTGGTCGTCACGCCAGGCACCAACTTCACGCCGGAGACGTACCGGGTCGCCGATTACGCAGCTTACTACCGGCATGTCCGCCGCAGCCTGGAGGAAGCAGTGTCGGGGACGCTCTTGGGCTCCGTCTATCCCGAGCCCATCGACCACTGCGGGATATGCCGATGGCGGAGGCACTGCGACGAGCGAAGGAGGGCCGACGATCACATGTCGCTCGTCGCCGGAATCAGCAAATCGCAGATGGGCGAACTGGAGAGGAATGGGGTGGAGTCGATGGCTGCGCTCGCCGCCCTGCCGTTGCCGCTCCAGTGGAGACCAGAAAGAGGAAACGTCAAAAGCTTCGAGAAGGTCCGCGAGCAGGCCCGCATCCAGGTCGAAGGACGCGAGAGCGGCTCGGTCCTCTACGAGACCTTGTCGCCGATCGCGGGATTCGGCCTTGCGCGACTGCCCGAACCTTCCCACGGCGACATATTCTTCGACTTCGAGGGCGATCCGTTCGTAGGCGACGGCGGATTGGAATTCCTCTTCGGATACACTTACTCCGACGAAGGCGGCCAGCCGCGGTACGTCGGCGACTGGGCTTCCAACCGTCAGGAAGAAAGGATCGCATTCGAGCGTTTCGTCGATTTCGTGATGGATCGACTCAAAATCTATCCGGACCTGCACATTTACCATTTCGCGCCTTACGAACCGGCGGCGATGAAACGGCTCATGGGCCGATATGCGACGCGCGAGAACGAGGTCGATAGCCTGCTGCGCGCCGAAACCTTCGTTGACCTCTATTCCGTCGTCCGGCACGCCATTAGAGCCAGCGTGGAGAGCTACTCCATCAAGAAGCTCGAACCTTTGTATTCCTTCGTCAGAACCGTTCCGCTCGACGACGTCGGTGCGGTGATGGCGCGGACGCAGGCACGGCTTGAGTTGTCGGACGCGGCCGGTATACCCGAAAGCGACAAGGAAGCGATCAGGGGCTACAACCGGGACGACTGCACCTCGACGGATGCTTTGCGACGTTGGCTCGAGTCGGTTCGGGCCGACGTCATCGCCGGCGGGGCGATCGTCGACCGGCCGGCGCCGGGGACGTCGGAGGTCAGCGCCGAACTCGACGAATGGCACAAGAAGGTCGCCGCGCTTGTAGGACGTCTAACGGAAGGCGTGCCGGACGACGTCGCAGAGCGAAGCTCCGAGCAGCAGGCGCGTTGGCTTTTGGCGTTTATGCTCGATTGGCATGGGCGCGAGAACAAAGCCGTCTGGTGGGACTTCTTCCGGCTTCGAGACCTGTCCGCCGAGGATCTGCTTCACGAGCGCGACGGGATCGCGGAACTGGCGTTCCTGCAGCAAGTCGGCGGGACGGCCAAGGTCCCGGTCCATCGGTATCGCTTCGCGCTGCAGGACACCGACATCCGCGTCGGAGACAAGTTGCACAGCATCGGCGGCGACGATTTCGGACGGGTCGTCGCGATGTCGCTCGAAGAGCGTACGATCGACGTCAAGAAGCGCGGAGACACGGCCTCGTTGCATCCCGAGGCGGTCTTCACACACAGCTTCGTCGGCACTCAGGTTCTCGCCGACTCGCTGATGCGGATCGGCGAGTATGTGGCCGACCATGGAATGGTCGGGGAAGGCGACCATCGCGCCGCCCGCGATCTATTGATGGCGGCGGCTCCGCGACTCGTGGGGCAGCAATTCCAGGTGAACGGCGAGACGACCATGCAGGCGGCGATCCGCATAGCGCTCAATCTCGACAACAGCGTGTTTCCGGTACAGGGACCCCCGGGGGCAGGAAAGACCTATACCGGTGCTCGGATGATCTGTGCCCTCGCCAAGGAGGGGAAGAAAGTCGGGATCACGGCGAACAGCCATAAGGTCATCCGCAATCTTCTGGACGAGGTCGTCTCCACAGCCCGCGAACAGGGTCTTCCGATCAAATGCATCCAGAAGCCGTCCGAGAGGGAGGACGATCTGCCGGGTTTGCGCTTCACGACTGACAACACGGCGTTCCTCGATGCTCTGGATTCCGACTGCAAGGTCGGCGGTGCGACCGCCTGGTTTTGGGCGCGACCCGATGCGGCGCAGATCGTCGATGTGCTCTTCATCGACGAAGCCGCCCAGATGTCGCTGGCGAACGTCCTTGCCGTTTCGCAGGCCGCGCGAAGCATCGTTCTCTTGGGCGATCCGAGACAACTCGAACAGCCGATCAAAGGGAGCCATCCCGACGGCGTCGATGTCTCGTCTCTCGACCATATCCTTGGCCCCCACGCCACCGTGCCCCCCGACCGAGGTCTCTTTCTCCCCGAGACGTGGCGCCTGCATCCGCAGATCTGCTCGTTCAACTCTGAAATGTTCTACGACGGTCGCCTGCATCCCCATCCCGGCCAAGAGAATCAGAAGATCACGTCGATTGGTAGGCTTAACGGCGCCGGTCTCCGTTATCTACCTGTCGCGCACGACGGCAATCAGAGCTCGTCGCGAGAGGAAGCGGACGCCGTCCGCGACCTCGTTTCGGAGATTCTAGGTAACGGAACGACCTGGACCAATCGCGACGGCGTCGAGACATCGGTCGAACTGGACGACATCCTGATCATCGCCCCATACAACGCGCAGGTGTTCGAGCTTCAGGAGCGCATTCCCGGCGCCCGCATCGGGACGGTGGACAAGTTCCAAGGACGCGAAGCCCCCATAGTGATCTATTCGATGACGACATCCAGCTACTTGGACGCTCCCCGGGGAATGGAGTTTCTCTACAGTGCTAATCGATTGAACGTGGCTACATCGCGGGCGAAATGCATCTGCGTCGTCGTGGCATCTCCTCGACTGTTCGAGGTGGAATGCAGAACGCCCCGACAGATGCAACTCGCCAACGCCTTTTGCCGTTATCTGGAACTGGCGGCGAATCTCTAG
- a CDS encoding strawberry notch family protein, with protein sequence MNDLFSIAADEAAVISPARAPEGVSVVIATAEQLVPHLERGRRIDAATLRAAMELACGASDSTGAWDWKTAYDACEVATVLFLRKYGKALFRKAYPAASRLCALDKIAGLLPTHTRRSAESEAFQQFSTPIPLGLAALTAAAISATDRVLEPSAGTGLLAILAEIAGSGLVLNELAETRARLLSPLFPAISVTRLDAAQIDDHLDPAVVPSVVLMNPPFSATANVSGRMADTAYRHIASALARLADGGRLVAITGANFSPEASAWRDAFARLQERGRLVFTAAIAGAVFAKHGTTIETRLTVIDKVPADDPHAFPQSPGIAPDVATLLHWIGEHVPPRLNVAPTGALPMSASRAPRTVRGYLARPAAQSAKPSVSAPEAVDLVYETIDWTPPEAARLSDAIYEEYRLQSIRIPRAQAHPTKLVQSAAMASVVPPKPGHRPRLPANLVSGGILSDAQLETVIYAGEAHGNYLAGAWTVDETFDLVMAARDGAPNAVRFRRGFMLGDGTGAGKGRQSAGIILDNWLQGRRKAVWISKSDKLLEDAQRDWSALGMERLLVTPLSRFPQGRDIRLAEGVLFLTYATLRSDDRGEKLSRVRQIVQWLGSDFDGVIIFDESHAMQNAGGGKGERGDVAPSQQGRAGLRLQHALPDARIVYVSATGAITVHNLAYAQRLGLWGGEDFPFATRAEFVEAIEDGGVAAMEVLSRDLRSLGLYTARSLSYDGVEYELVEHQLTDEQRRIYDAYAGAFSVIHNHLEAAMQASNITGETGTLNRQAKSAARSAFESAKQRFFGHLLTSMKTPTLVRSIERDLAEGHAAVIQIVSTGEALMERRLAEIPPEEWNDVRVDITPREYVLDYLAHSFPVQLYEPFTDGEGNLASRPVFRDGQPVESREAVARRNELIERLASLPPVPGALDQIVQRFGTELVAEVTGRSRRVVRKGDRLAVENRAASANLAETAAFMDDFKRVLVFSEAGGTGRSYHAELSARNRRLRVHYLLEPGWKADAAIQGLGRTNRTNQAQPPLFRPIATDVKAEKRFLSTIARRLDTLGAITRGQRQTGGQGLFRPEDNLESHYARDALRQLYLLLVRGKVEGCSLQIFEDATGLKLVDVNGLKDELPPITTFLNRLLALTIDLQSLLFTAFEQLLNAKVEGAIASGVYDTGLETLQAESFVVTDRRTIYTHPATGAETRLLTITERRRNRPMTLNHALDHLADARVVLLLNERSGRAAVQIPAPSLMLDDGEIERRVRLIRPMEHHHASMKMMVESHWLPADRARFAAAWNGEVVEVPEFADSTLHIVAGLLLPIWKRLPNESTRVYRLQTDEGERIIGRRVSPAWAANACATGTGSLSPHEAFSALMEGRAVLDLAEDLQLRRVRVMGTHRIELSGFTDAMRDRLRAYGLFSEIISWKLRMFVPSDATGVTVLAKVLDHYPIARIGERGVA encoded by the coding sequence ATGAACGACCTTTTCTCGATTGCGGCCGACGAGGCCGCCGTGATCTCGCCTGCGCGCGCTCCCGAGGGCGTCAGCGTCGTCATCGCTACCGCCGAGCAGCTTGTCCCACATCTTGAGCGTGGCCGACGCATCGACGCCGCAACCCTGCGCGCCGCGATGGAATTGGCCTGCGGCGCATCCGATTCGACAGGCGCCTGGGATTGGAAGACGGCCTATGACGCCTGTGAGGTCGCCACTGTCCTGTTCCTGCGCAAATACGGAAAGGCGCTTTTTCGCAAAGCCTACCCTGCGGCTTCACGACTTTGCGCTTTGGACAAGATCGCGGGACTTCTGCCCACCCACACGCGCCGCTCTGCCGAGAGCGAGGCTTTCCAGCAATTCTCGACGCCGATCCCGCTCGGCCTGGCCGCGCTGACCGCGGCCGCCATCTCGGCGACGGATCGCGTGCTGGAGCCGTCCGCAGGCACCGGGCTGCTCGCCATCCTCGCCGAGATTGCTGGCAGCGGGCTCGTGCTGAACGAACTGGCCGAGACCCGGGCCAGGTTGCTCTCGCCCCTCTTTCCGGCCATTTCCGTCACGCGCCTCGACGCGGCCCAAATCGACGATCACCTCGATCCCGCCGTCGTCCCGAGCGTCGTGCTGATGAACCCGCCATTTTCTGCGACGGCGAACGTCTCCGGCCGCATGGCCGACACTGCGTACCGTCACATCGCCTCGGCGCTGGCGCGTCTTGCCGATGGTGGCCGGCTGGTCGCGATCACCGGCGCAAACTTCTCACCCGAAGCCTCAGCCTGGCGAGACGCCTTCGCCCGATTGCAGGAACGTGGCCGCCTAGTGTTCACCGCGGCGATCGCCGGTGCGGTCTTTGCCAAGCACGGCACCACGATCGAGACGCGCCTCACCGTCATCGACAAAGTGCCGGCCGATGATCCGCACGCGTTCCCACAATCGCCGGGAATCGCGCCCGACGTCGCGACGCTGCTCCACTGGATCGGCGAACATGTTCCACCTCGCCTGAACGTCGCACCTACCGGCGCGCTTCCGATGTCAGCATCACGGGCCCCTCGCACGGTGCGCGGCTATCTCGCACGGCCCGCCGCACAGTCGGCCAAGCCGTCGGTATCCGCCCCCGAAGCGGTTGACCTCGTCTATGAGACGATCGATTGGACGCCGCCCGAGGCCGCGCGCCTCAGCGACGCCATCTACGAGGAATACCGGCTGCAATCGATCCGGATCCCCCGCGCGCAGGCGCATCCGACCAAGCTGGTGCAGTCGGCCGCGATGGCCTCGGTCGTGCCACCGAAGCCGGGTCACAGGCCCCGGCTGCCGGCCAACCTCGTCAGCGGCGGCATCCTGTCCGACGCCCAGCTTGAGACCGTGATCTACGCCGGCGAGGCGCATGGTAACTATCTCGCCGGCGCCTGGACGGTTGACGAGACCTTCGACCTCGTCATGGCCGCCCGCGACGGCGCACCGAACGCCGTCCGTTTCCGCCGAGGCTTCATGCTCGGCGACGGCACCGGCGCCGGCAAGGGTCGCCAGTCCGCCGGCATCATTCTCGACAATTGGCTGCAGGGCCGGCGCAAGGCGGTCTGGATCTCGAAATCCGACAAGCTGCTCGAGGACGCGCAGCGCGACTGGTCGGCGCTCGGCATGGAGCGCCTGCTGGTCACGCCGCTCTCGCGCTTCCCTCAAGGGCGCGACATCCGCTTGGCCGAAGGCGTCCTATTTTTAACCTACGCTACGCTGCGGTCCGACGACCGCGGCGAGAAGCTTTCGCGCGTCCGGCAGATTGTTCAATGGTTGGGCTCCGACTTCGACGGCGTTATCATTTTCGACGAGAGCCATGCCATGCAGAATGCCGGTGGCGGCAAGGGCGAGCGCGGCGATGTCGCGCCCTCGCAGCAGGGGCGCGCGGGCTTGCGCCTTCAGCATGCGCTGCCCGATGCCCGCATCGTTTACGTCTCGGCGACCGGCGCCATCACGGTCCACAATCTCGCCTACGCCCAGCGACTCGGGCTTTGGGGCGGCGAGGATTTTCCATTCGCCACCCGCGCCGAGTTCGTGGAGGCCATCGAGGATGGCGGCGTCGCGGCGATGGAGGTGCTCTCCCGCGACCTTCGCTCGCTCGGCCTCTACACCGCCCGCTCACTTTCCTACGACGGCGTCGAATACGAACTGGTCGAACATCAGCTCACCGACGAGCAGCGGCGCATCTACGACGCCTACGCCGGTGCCTTCAGCGTCATCCACAATCACCTCGAGGCGGCGATGCAGGCCTCCAACATCACCGGCGAGACCGGCACGCTCAACCGCCAGGCGAAGTCAGCCGCGCGCTCAGCCTTCGAGTCCGCCAAGCAGCGCTTCTTCGGCCATCTGCTCACCAGCATGAAGACGCCGACCCTGGTCCGCTCGATCGAGCGGGATCTGGCCGAGGGCCATGCCGCCGTCATCCAGATCGTGTCGACCGGCGAGGCGCTGATGGAGCGGCGGCTCGCCGAAATCCCACCTGAGGAATGGAACGATGTGCGCGTGGACATCACGCCGCGCGAATACGTGCTGGATTACCTCGCCCATTCCTTCCCGGTGCAGCTCTATGAGCCCTTCACCGACGGCGAGGGCAATCTCGCGTCCCGGCCCGTGTTCCGCGACGGCCAGCCGGTCGAGAGCCGCGAGGCCGTCGCCCGTCGCAATGAGCTGATCGAGCGGCTCGCTTCGCTTCCGCCGGTTCCTGGCGCGCTCGACCAGATCGTACAGCGTTTCGGCACGGAGCTCGTGGCGGAAGTGACCGGACGTTCGCGACGTGTGGTGCGCAAGGGTGACCGCCTTGCCGTTGAGAACCGTGCCGCCTCCGCCAATCTCGCAGAAACCGCCGCCTTCATGGATGACTTCAAACGCGTGCTTGTCTTCTCGGAGGCGGGCGGCACGGGCCGCAGCTACCACGCCGAACTCTCGGCGCGGAATCGCCGGCTTCGCGTCCACTATTTGCTCGAGCCGGGCTGGAAGGCTGACGCCGCGATCCAGGGTCTCGGTCGAACGAACCGCACCAACCAGGCGCAGCCGCCTCTGTTCCGGCCCATCGCCACCGACGTGAAGGCGGAAAAGCGCTTCCTCTCGACCATTGCCCGCCGGCTCGACACGCTGGGTGCCATCACGCGCGGCCAGCGCCAGACCGGCGGCCAGGGCCTGTTCCGGCCCGAGGACAATCTTGAGAGCCATTACGCCCGAGATGCGCTGCGCCAGCTCTATCTGCTGCTCGTGCGAGGCAAGGTCGAAGGCTGCTCGCTCCAGATCTTCGAGGACGCCACGGGCCTGAAGCTCGTGGACGTGAACGGCCTCAAGGACGAGCTGCCCCCGATCACCACGTTCCTGAACCGCCTGCTCGCGCTCACCATCGACCTGCAAAGTTTGCTGTTCACAGCCTTCGAGCAGTTGCTGAACGCCAAGGTCGAGGGCGCGATCGCCAGCGGCGTCTACGACACCGGCCTGGAGACATTGCAGGCCGAGAGCTTTGTCGTCACCGACCGGCGCACGATCTATACGCACCCTGCAACCGGCGCGGAAACCCGGCTGCTCACCATCACCGAGCGCCGGCGCAATCGCCCCATGACGCTGAATCACGCGCTTGATCATCTTGCCGATGCTCGGGTGGTGCTACTGCTCAACGAGCGCTCAGGGCGCGCCGCGGTGCAGATTCCTGCGCCGAGCCTCATGCTCGATGACGGCGAGATCGAACGCCGCGTGCGGCTGATCCGCCCCATGGAGCACCATCACGCTTCAATGAAAATGATGGTCGAAAGCCACTGGCTGCCTGCGGATCGTGCGAGGTTCGCCGCGGCATGGAACGGCGAAGTCGTCGAGGTACCCGAGTTTGCAGATAGCACTCTCCACATCGTCGCAGGCTTGCTGTTGCCGATTTGGAAGCGACTGCCGAACGAGTCGACCCGCGTCTATCGGCTCCAGACCGACGAGGGTGAGCGCATCATCGGTCGCAGGGTCTCGCCAGCCTGGGCGGCGAACGCTTGCGCGACCGGCACTGGCAGCTTGAGCCCACACGAAGCTTTCTCGGCGCTGATGGAGGGGCGCGCCGTGCTCGACCTCGCCGAGGACCTGCAGCTCCGTCGTGTCCGCGTGATGGGCACCCATCGCATCGAGCTGTCCGGCTTCACCGATGCGATGCGTGACCGGCTGCGCGCTTACGGCCTCTTCAGCGAGATCATCTCGTGGAAGCTACGCATGTTCGTGCCATCAGATGCGACCGGCGTCACCGTCTTGGCAAAGGTGCTCGACCACTATCCGATCGCGCGCATCGGCGAGCGGGGGGTCGCCTGA
- a CDS encoding ParB/RepB/Spo0J family partition protein: MASAVQKIKLSPSRDIPFNKLVLSQSNVRRVKSGISIEQLAESIAQRTLLQSLSVRAVVDTDGTETGMFEVPAGGRRYRALELLVKQKRMAKTQPVPCVVRDGGIAEDDSLAENDERIGLHPLDQFRAFQILRNGGMSEEDIAARHFVTPAIVKQRLRLASVSPKLHDVYADDGMTLEQLMAFSVTGDLTRQEQVWDNVSRSQNDEPYQIRRMLTEYTVRASDRRAQFIGLDAYEEAGGVVLRDLFQHDDGGWLQDVPLLDRLVTEKLKTETETVAAEGWKWIEVAIDFPYAHTRGLRVLDGVQCGLAAEEQATIEVLKAEYAKLEAEHDGADELPDEVDQRLGEIETALAAFDDRPITYQPADIARAGVFVSIDAEGALSVDRGYVRPEDELPVAESEQDSDVEPAAAAVDGAEPSAPAIQRAVITIGGQVTEPEDEDDDAVKPLPDRLVTELTAERTLALRDKLATTPSVAFQAVLHKFCLDVFSRYSSYGAAMEVLVRNVSFPVQALGLKDSPAAKAIDARHKTWEERLPKDKVDLWDWLISLTGDEQAALFAHCASFGVNALYEKGDRYGGGVTPHIVEQRITEADRIAWAVDLNMVESGWRPTVENYLGRVPKRRILEAVREGAGERAAQLIDHLKKGDMAKEAERLLAETGWLPEPLRMPDADQATTASAVEPEGNGEALPEFLAGDDEDTPADEADGPRMTAAE; this comes from the coding sequence ATGGCAAGCGCCGTTCAGAAGATCAAACTCAGTCCGTCCCGAGACATCCCCTTCAACAAGCTGGTCTTGAGCCAGTCCAATGTCCGGCGCGTAAAGTCCGGCATCTCGATCGAGCAACTAGCGGAGAGCATTGCCCAGCGCACGTTGCTGCAAAGCCTCAGCGTCCGTGCCGTCGTCGATACCGATGGCACGGAGACCGGTATGTTTGAGGTACCCGCCGGTGGCCGGCGCTACCGCGCGCTCGAGCTTTTGGTGAAGCAGAAGCGCATGGCGAAGACGCAGCCTGTCCCCTGCGTGGTCAGGGACGGCGGTATTGCCGAGGACGACTCGCTTGCGGAAAACGACGAGCGCATCGGTCTTCATCCCCTTGACCAATTCCGCGCGTTCCAGATCCTCCGAAATGGCGGTATGAGCGAAGAGGACATCGCGGCACGGCATTTCGTGACACCGGCGATCGTCAAGCAGCGCCTGCGTCTGGCGTCCGTATCGCCGAAGCTGCACGACGTCTACGCTGACGACGGCATGACGCTGGAGCAGCTCATGGCCTTTTCCGTCACCGGCGACCTTACGCGTCAGGAGCAGGTTTGGGATAATGTGAGCCGATCGCAAAACGACGAGCCGTACCAGATCCGCCGGATGCTCACGGAATACACTGTCCGCGCCTCCGATCGCCGGGCCCAATTCATCGGGCTCGATGCCTACGAGGAAGCTGGCGGCGTCGTGCTGCGCGACCTGTTCCAACACGATGACGGGGGTTGGCTGCAGGACGTGCCGTTGCTCGATCGCCTGGTCACAGAGAAGCTCAAGACCGAGACCGAGACAGTTGCCGCCGAAGGTTGGAAGTGGATCGAGGTCGCGATCGACTTCCCCTACGCCCATACGCGTGGCTTGCGCGTGCTGGACGGCGTGCAATGCGGCCTCGCCGCCGAAGAGCAGGCGACCATCGAGGTGCTCAAGGCCGAATATGCCAAGCTCGAAGCCGAGCATGACGGCGCAGATGAGCTGCCCGACGAAGTTGACCAGCGGCTTGGCGAAATCGAGACGGCTCTCGCCGCATTCGATGATCGACCCATCACCTATCAGCCTGCCGACATCGCACGCGCGGGTGTGTTCGTCAGCATCGACGCCGAAGGCGCGCTGTCGGTCGATCGCGGCTACGTCCGGCCCGAGGACGAGCTGCCCGTGGCCGAGTCAGAGCAGGACAGCGATGTCGAACCCGCTGCCGCGGCCGTCGACGGTGCCGAACCATCAGCGCCGGCTATCCAGCGCGCCGTCATCACCATCGGCGGGCAGGTTACGGAGCCTGAGGACGAGGATGATGATGCGGTGAAACCGCTACCGGATCGCCTGGTGACCGAGCTCACGGCGGAGCGGACTTTGGCATTGCGCGACAAGCTGGCGACCACGCCTTCGGTCGCCTTCCAAGCGGTGCTGCACAAATTCTGCCTCGACGTCTTCTCCCGCTATTCCTCCTACGGGGCGGCGATGGAGGTATTGGTGCGCAACGTCAGCTTCCCTGTTCAGGCGCTAGGGCTGAAGGACAGCCCGGCAGCCAAGGCGATCGACGCGCGCCACAAGACCTGGGAGGAGCGCCTGCCGAAGGACAAGGTCGACCTCTGGGACTGGCTCATCAGTCTCACGGGCGACGAGCAGGCAGCGCTCTTTGCGCACTGCGCCTCGTTCGGCGTCAACGCGCTCTACGAGAAAGGCGACCGCTACGGCGGTGGCGTCACCCCGCACATCGTCGAGCAGCGGATCACTGAGGCCGATCGCATCGCCTGGGCCGTTGACCTCAACATGGTGGAATCCGGTTGGCGCCCCACCGTCGAGAACTATCTCGGCCGCGTGCCGAAGCGCCGCATCCTGGAGGCGGTACGGGAGGGGGCCGGCGAGCGCGCCGCCCAGCTCATCGATCATCTGAAAAAGGGCGACATGGCCAAGGAGGCCGAACGGCTCCTGGCCGAGACCGGCTGGTTGCCCGAACCCCTGCGGATGCCCGACGCCGACCAGGCGACGACCGCCAGCGCCGTGGAGCCCGAAGGCAATGGTGAGGCGCTGCCGGAATTCCTCGCCGGTGACGACGAGGACACTCCGGCCGATGAAGCGGACGGGCCGCGCATGACAGCTGCTGAGTAG